Proteins from a single region of Arctopsyche grandis isolate Sample6627 chromosome 1, ASM5162203v2, whole genome shotgun sequence:
- the LOC143911524 gene encoding uncharacterized protein LOC143911524 isoform X11, producing MWQGTDEGTPPSEEDRRQGNCDSDQVIILNSKQGCYKLRDSRIIEIAGGREIYSQSRTKAIRKGRHAGINQRSIHQRGAKHRGDKDTYDSIYINETNLNHRRDSRDTVSPALLPSSFPVQHSPPTRDKKISTTIPIQPSPSPPPIESPPPLTPPDEVQGSKGSPIAVTAGGELVVFDDIGDSWQSLRLDLENSEPDIDNGIQRTVTVENSVDPIIPVHNNNGNTGKSSPMEDHSDETSDGSCSSEEHDGGLGNGVQENDVGNGARVARVIGGVPIAEYAESPRRYGPPRPGFPQRVLSGSSPSPPLAAPPCLAPSSMTFDYLYEFSETRKVLEEFFKCPKSNDIDHDTGTLDDINDFQDLDYELRRHQKRTDDDIILGDGDVGEPEDGDIEDGDERADSRNAGSWYVGQRLAKPRVPAHTMQDSPQTRHNHTNFLGLQQDCDPYEPEVNLVELSVGTGSSGSGSRERRGGGMGGTVQGTIGVPTQQPPHRFTLSPETTDCDSNCGDLDSEVSLMLMENEIGANNNCNSIRVVPCMPVLEDGLSSGHASDVDNNSRAPPPPAPAPSIVSAPPPLTHATESTEDQVSKPQIIVENGVKSDVPALSDVDLNNLDPLDFILASRWSMAPPPPAPEAHRGGISVGMIGNEAPACAAALRDIRLALRRARALPPASVRAPEPTPPTLWLPRRRDTSRESVESTERKPASGDDDEADTDLETDRLLGQQRTDDQGFYDEKGWRKGKSQTMSAANTAPSHPPTPPAPPPAPASPPSTPSPGERPEITDTPATDIKHKKDKDSKKKGKNKEVLQNPSVLIEGVLFRARYLGSTQLVCEGQPTKATRMLQAEEAVSRIKAPEGESQPSTEVDLFISTEKIMVLNTDLKEIMMDHALRTISYIADIGDLVVLMARRRFVPHELDDPPKVNRTPKMICHVFESEEAQFIAQSIGQAFQVAYMEFLKANGIEDHSFVKEMDYQEVLNSQEIFGDELQMFAKKEMQKEVVVPKAKGEILGVVIVESGWGSMLPTVVIANLAPSGAAARCGQLNIGDQIIAINGVSLVGLPLSTCQTYIKNSKNQTVVKLTVVPCAPVVEVKIKRPDTKYQLGFSVQNGVICSLLRGGIAERGGVRVGHRIIEINNQSVVAVPHERIVNLLATSVGEILMKTMPTSMFRLLTGQENPVYI from the exons GGACTCCGCCCTCTGAGGAGGATCGCCGCCAGGGCAACTGCGATTCGGATCAGGTCATTATCCTCAATTCGAAGCAGGGCTGCTACAAGCTGAGGGACTCGAG gataattgaAATTGCCGGAGGTCGTGAGATTTACTCACAGAGTAGAACTAAAGCAATACGGAAAGGTCGACATGCTGGAATCAATCAACGCTCTATCCACCAAAGAGGAGCGAAGCATCGGGGCGACAAAGATACATATgatagtatttatataaatgag ACCAATTTGAATCATCGCAGAGATTCAAGAGATACTGTTTCTCCAGCCCTACTGCCATCCAGTTTTCCTGTACAGCACTCTCCCCCTACTcgtgataaaaaaatatctacaacTATTCCAATACAACCATCGCCGTCTCCACCTCCAATAGAATCTCCACCTCCTCTTACACCTCCAGATGAAGTGCAAGGGTCAAAAGGAAGCCCCATTGCCGTAACAGCTGGAGGAGAATTGGTTGTTTTCGATGACATCGGTGACAGTTGGCAAA GTTTAAGACTTGACTTAGAAAATAGTGAACCCGACATAGACAATGGCATTCAAAGAACAGTCACTGTCGAAAATAGCGTCGATCCAATAATTCCTGTACACAATAACAACGGAAATACGGGAAAATCGTCTCCGATGGAAGATCACAGCGATGAAACGAGCGACGGCAGTTGTAGTAGTGAGGAGCATGATGGTGGACTTGGCAACGGTGTTCAAGAGAATGATGTAGGAAATGGCGCTAGAGTTGCAAGAGTAATCGGAGGTGTACCGATAGCTGAATATGCTGAGTCACCTAGAAGATATGGCCCACCaagaccaggatttcctcaG CGAGTTTTATCTGGTAGTAGTCCATCACCGCCACTTGCAGCTCCACCATGTCTTGCACCATCATCTATGACTTTcgattatttatatgaattttctgAAACTAGGAAAGTCTTAGAAGAATTTTTTAAGTGTCCAAAATCTAATGATATAGACCATGATACTGGTACTCTTGACGATATAAATGATTTTCAG GATTTAGATTACGAACTTCGCCGTCACCAAAAGCGAActgatgatgatataattttgGGCGATGGTGATGTCGGTGAACCTGAAGATGGTGATATAGAAGATGGGGATGAGAGAGCAGACTCTCGAAATGCTGGAAGTTGGTATGTAGGGCAACGCCTTGCTAAACCACGTGTCCCCGCTCATACTATGCAAGATTCACCTCAAACTCGTCACAACCATACAAATTTTTTAGGCTTACAG CAAGATTGTGATCCATATGAACCAGAAGTTAATTTAGTAGAATTATCAGTTGGGACAGGATCGAGTGGTTCAGGTTCGAGAGAAAGACGAGGTGGTGGTATGGGTGGAACAGTGCAGGGAACCATTGGAGTACCCACTCAGCAACCACCTCATCGTTTCACTCTGTCACCTGAAACTACGGATTGCGATTCAAATTGTGGCGATCTCGATAGTGAAGTATCATTGATGCTTATGGAAAATGAAATAG GTGCTAATAATAACTGTAACTCAATACGTGTTGTGCCATGCATGCCCGTACTTGAAGATGGACTTAGCAGTGGTCATGCTTCTGATGTTGACAACAATTCGCGTGCACCTCCACCTCCAGCTCCAGCGCCTTCCATCGTATCAGCTCCTCCCCCATTGACCCATGCAACAGAATCTACAGAAGATCAG gtGTCGAAACCTCAAATTATCGTCGAAAATGGAGTAAAATCAGATGTGCCGGCTCTTTCAGACGTCGATTTAAATAACCTCGATCCACTTG attttattttagctAGTAGATGGTCTATGGCACCACCTCCCCCAGCACCAGAAGCTCATCGCGGAGGCATTAGTGTGGGAATGATAGGAAATGAAGCGCCGGCTTGTGCTGCTGCTCTTAGAGATATTCGCTTGGCATTGCGAAGAGCTCGTGCCCTTCCACCTGCATCAGTTCGTGCTCCTGAACCAACCCCACCCACTTTATGGCTACCGag AAGACGAGACACCTCGAGAGAAAGTGTTGAATCAACTGAACGTAAACCGGCAAGTGGCGATGacg ATGAGGCTGACACAGATTTGGAAACTGATAGGCTACTGGGCCAACAGAGAACTGATGATCAAGGTTTCTATGACGAAAAG GGGTGGAGGAAGGGCAAGTCGCAAACGATGTCAGCGGCAAATACAGCCCCCTCTCACCCCCCAACCCCGCCTGCACCCCCTCCTGCCCCAGCCTCACCCCCTTCCACTCCCTCGCCTGGGGAGCGGCCAGAGATCACCGACACACCCGCCACCGATATCAAACATAAGAAG GATAAAGACAGcaaaaagaaaggaaaaaataaagaag TTCTTCAAAATCCTTCAGTGTTAATAGAAGGAGTGTTATTCAGAGCGCGATATCTTGGCTCAACACAACTTGTATGTGAAGGACAACCGACAAAAGCAACTCGCATGCTGCAGGCTGAAGAAGCAGTAAGTCGAATCAAG GCTCCCGAAGGTGAATCGCAACCTAGTACTGAAGTAGATTTGTTTATTTCGACTGAAAAGATTATGGTGCTCAATACGGACTTAAAAGAAATAATGATGGACCACGCATTGCGCACCATATCTTATATTGCCGATATCGGCGACTTGGTAGTTTTGATGGCGAGGAGGCGTTTCGTACCGCACGAACTAGATGATCCACCTAAAGTTAATCGAACTCCGAAGATGATCTGTCATGTGTTTGAAAGTGAAGAG GCCCAATTCATTGCTCAATCAATAGGACAAGCGTTTCAAGTGGCTTATATGGAATTTTTAAAAGCAAATGGAATCGAAGATCACAGTTTCGTTAAAGAAATGGATTATCAAGAAGTATTGAATAGTCAAGAAATATTCGGTGACGAATTGCAAATGTTTGCTAAGAAGGAAATGCAAAAAGAGGTCGTAGTACCGAAAGCTAAAGGAGAGATTTTAGGAGTCGTCATAGTAGAATCTGGATGGGGATCTATGTTACCGACTGTAGTCATTGCAAATCTAGCTCCATCTGGTGCCGCTGCTCGCTGTGGACAGCTTAACATAG GAGACCAAATAATAGCCATAAATGGAGTCAGTCTGGTTGGATTGCCCCTTTCGACTtgtcaaacatacataaaaaattcaaaaaatcaaaCTGTCGTTAAATTGACCGTGGTGCCTTGCGCTCCCGTGGTGGAGGTGAAGATTAAAAGGCCCGATACTAAATATCAACTTGGTTTCAGCGTACAAAATGGCGTG ATATGCAGTCTTCTTAGAGGTGGTATTGCCGAAAGAGGAGGCGTTCGGGTTGGTCATAGAATTATAGAAATTAACAATCAAAGTGTGGTTGCTGTACCACACGAGCGGATTGTCAACTTATTGGCAACTTCAGTCGGAGAG ATCTTGATGAAAACCATGCCGACATCAATGTTCCGCCTCCTAACGGGCCAAGAAAATCCAGTGTACATTTAA
- the LOC143911524 gene encoding uncharacterized protein LOC143911524 isoform X15 — translation MWQGTDEGTPPSEEDRRQGNCDSDQVIILNSKQGCYKLRDSRIIEIAGGREIYSQSRTKAIRKGRHAGINQRSIHQRGAKHRGDKDTYDSIYINETNLNHRRDSRDTVSPALLPSSFPVQHSPPTRDKKISTTIPIQPSPSPPPIESPPPLTPPDEVQGSKGSPIAVTAGGELVVFDDIGDSWQSLRLDLENSEPDIDNGIQRTVTVENSVDPIIPVHNNNGNTGKSSPMEDHSDETSDGSCSSEEHDGGLGNGVQENDVGNGARVARVIGGVPIAEYAESPRRYGPPRPGFPQRVLSGSSPSPPLAAPPCLAPSSMTFDYLYEFSETRKVLEEFFKCPKSNDIDHDTGTLDDINDFQDLDYELRRHQKRTDDDIILGDGDVGEPEDGDIEDGDERADSRNAGSWYVGQRLAKPRVPAHTMQDSPQTRHNHTNFLGLQQDCDPYEPEVNLVELSVGTGSSGSGSRERRGGGMGGTVQGTIGVPTQQPPHRFTLSPETTDCDSNCGDLDSEVSLMLMENEIGANNNCNSIRVVPCMPVLEDGLSSGHASDVDNNSRAPPPPAPAPSIVSAPPPLTHATESTEDQVSKPQIIVENGVKSDVPALSDVDLNNLDPLDFILASRWSMAPPPPAPEAHRGGISVGMIGNEAPACAAALRDIRLALRRARALPPASVRAPEPTPPTLWLPRRRDTSRESVESTERKPASGDDDEADTDLETDRLLGQQRTDDQGFYDEKGWRKGKSQTMSAANTAPSHPPTPPAPPPAPASPPSTPSPGERPEITDTPATDIKHKKDKDSKKKGKNKEVLIEGVLFRARYLGSTQLVCEGQPTKATRMLQAEEAVSRIKAPEGESQPSTEVDLFISTEKIMVLNTDLKEIMMDHALRTISYIADIGDLVVLMARRRFVPHELDDPPKVNRTPKMICHVFESEEAQFIAQSIGQAFQVAYMEFLKANGIEDHSFVKEMDYQEVLNSQEIFGDELQMFAKKEMQKEVVVPKAKGEILGVVIVESGWGSMLPTVVIANLAPSGAAARCGQLNIGDQIIAINGVSLVGLPLSTCQTYIKNSKNQTVVKLTVVPCAPVVEVKIKRPDTKYQLGFSVQNGVICSLLRGGIAERGGVRVGHRIIEINNQSVVAVPHERIVNLLATSVGEILMKTMPTSMFRLLTGQENPVYI, via the exons GGACTCCGCCCTCTGAGGAGGATCGCCGCCAGGGCAACTGCGATTCGGATCAGGTCATTATCCTCAATTCGAAGCAGGGCTGCTACAAGCTGAGGGACTCGAG gataattgaAATTGCCGGAGGTCGTGAGATTTACTCACAGAGTAGAACTAAAGCAATACGGAAAGGTCGACATGCTGGAATCAATCAACGCTCTATCCACCAAAGAGGAGCGAAGCATCGGGGCGACAAAGATACATATgatagtatttatataaatgag ACCAATTTGAATCATCGCAGAGATTCAAGAGATACTGTTTCTCCAGCCCTACTGCCATCCAGTTTTCCTGTACAGCACTCTCCCCCTACTcgtgataaaaaaatatctacaacTATTCCAATACAACCATCGCCGTCTCCACCTCCAATAGAATCTCCACCTCCTCTTACACCTCCAGATGAAGTGCAAGGGTCAAAAGGAAGCCCCATTGCCGTAACAGCTGGAGGAGAATTGGTTGTTTTCGATGACATCGGTGACAGTTGGCAAA GTTTAAGACTTGACTTAGAAAATAGTGAACCCGACATAGACAATGGCATTCAAAGAACAGTCACTGTCGAAAATAGCGTCGATCCAATAATTCCTGTACACAATAACAACGGAAATACGGGAAAATCGTCTCCGATGGAAGATCACAGCGATGAAACGAGCGACGGCAGTTGTAGTAGTGAGGAGCATGATGGTGGACTTGGCAACGGTGTTCAAGAGAATGATGTAGGAAATGGCGCTAGAGTTGCAAGAGTAATCGGAGGTGTACCGATAGCTGAATATGCTGAGTCACCTAGAAGATATGGCCCACCaagaccaggatttcctcaG CGAGTTTTATCTGGTAGTAGTCCATCACCGCCACTTGCAGCTCCACCATGTCTTGCACCATCATCTATGACTTTcgattatttatatgaattttctgAAACTAGGAAAGTCTTAGAAGAATTTTTTAAGTGTCCAAAATCTAATGATATAGACCATGATACTGGTACTCTTGACGATATAAATGATTTTCAG GATTTAGATTACGAACTTCGCCGTCACCAAAAGCGAActgatgatgatataattttgGGCGATGGTGATGTCGGTGAACCTGAAGATGGTGATATAGAAGATGGGGATGAGAGAGCAGACTCTCGAAATGCTGGAAGTTGGTATGTAGGGCAACGCCTTGCTAAACCACGTGTCCCCGCTCATACTATGCAAGATTCACCTCAAACTCGTCACAACCATACAAATTTTTTAGGCTTACAG CAAGATTGTGATCCATATGAACCAGAAGTTAATTTAGTAGAATTATCAGTTGGGACAGGATCGAGTGGTTCAGGTTCGAGAGAAAGACGAGGTGGTGGTATGGGTGGAACAGTGCAGGGAACCATTGGAGTACCCACTCAGCAACCACCTCATCGTTTCACTCTGTCACCTGAAACTACGGATTGCGATTCAAATTGTGGCGATCTCGATAGTGAAGTATCATTGATGCTTATGGAAAATGAAATAG GTGCTAATAATAACTGTAACTCAATACGTGTTGTGCCATGCATGCCCGTACTTGAAGATGGACTTAGCAGTGGTCATGCTTCTGATGTTGACAACAATTCGCGTGCACCTCCACCTCCAGCTCCAGCGCCTTCCATCGTATCAGCTCCTCCCCCATTGACCCATGCAACAGAATCTACAGAAGATCAG gtGTCGAAACCTCAAATTATCGTCGAAAATGGAGTAAAATCAGATGTGCCGGCTCTTTCAGACGTCGATTTAAATAACCTCGATCCACTTG attttattttagctAGTAGATGGTCTATGGCACCACCTCCCCCAGCACCAGAAGCTCATCGCGGAGGCATTAGTGTGGGAATGATAGGAAATGAAGCGCCGGCTTGTGCTGCTGCTCTTAGAGATATTCGCTTGGCATTGCGAAGAGCTCGTGCCCTTCCACCTGCATCAGTTCGTGCTCCTGAACCAACCCCACCCACTTTATGGCTACCGag AAGACGAGACACCTCGAGAGAAAGTGTTGAATCAACTGAACGTAAACCGGCAAGTGGCGATGacg ATGAGGCTGACACAGATTTGGAAACTGATAGGCTACTGGGCCAACAGAGAACTGATGATCAAGGTTTCTATGACGAAAAG GGGTGGAGGAAGGGCAAGTCGCAAACGATGTCAGCGGCAAATACAGCCCCCTCTCACCCCCCAACCCCGCCTGCACCCCCTCCTGCCCCAGCCTCACCCCCTTCCACTCCCTCGCCTGGGGAGCGGCCAGAGATCACCGACACACCCGCCACCGATATCAAACATAAGAAG GATAAAGACAGcaaaaagaaaggaaaaaataaagaag TGTTAATAGAAGGAGTGTTATTCAGAGCGCGATATCTTGGCTCAACACAACTTGTATGTGAAGGACAACCGACAAAAGCAACTCGCATGCTGCAGGCTGAAGAAGCAGTAAGTCGAATCAAG GCTCCCGAAGGTGAATCGCAACCTAGTACTGAAGTAGATTTGTTTATTTCGACTGAAAAGATTATGGTGCTCAATACGGACTTAAAAGAAATAATGATGGACCACGCATTGCGCACCATATCTTATATTGCCGATATCGGCGACTTGGTAGTTTTGATGGCGAGGAGGCGTTTCGTACCGCACGAACTAGATGATCCACCTAAAGTTAATCGAACTCCGAAGATGATCTGTCATGTGTTTGAAAGTGAAGAG GCCCAATTCATTGCTCAATCAATAGGACAAGCGTTTCAAGTGGCTTATATGGAATTTTTAAAAGCAAATGGAATCGAAGATCACAGTTTCGTTAAAGAAATGGATTATCAAGAAGTATTGAATAGTCAAGAAATATTCGGTGACGAATTGCAAATGTTTGCTAAGAAGGAAATGCAAAAAGAGGTCGTAGTACCGAAAGCTAAAGGAGAGATTTTAGGAGTCGTCATAGTAGAATCTGGATGGGGATCTATGTTACCGACTGTAGTCATTGCAAATCTAGCTCCATCTGGTGCCGCTGCTCGCTGTGGACAGCTTAACATAG GAGACCAAATAATAGCCATAAATGGAGTCAGTCTGGTTGGATTGCCCCTTTCGACTtgtcaaacatacataaaaaattcaaaaaatcaaaCTGTCGTTAAATTGACCGTGGTGCCTTGCGCTCCCGTGGTGGAGGTGAAGATTAAAAGGCCCGATACTAAATATCAACTTGGTTTCAGCGTACAAAATGGCGTG ATATGCAGTCTTCTTAGAGGTGGTATTGCCGAAAGAGGAGGCGTTCGGGTTGGTCATAGAATTATAGAAATTAACAATCAAAGTGTGGTTGCTGTACCACACGAGCGGATTGTCAACTTATTGGCAACTTCAGTCGGAGAG ATCTTGATGAAAACCATGCCGACATCAATGTTCCGCCTCCTAACGGGCCAAGAAAATCCAGTGTACATTTAA
- the LOC143911524 gene encoding uncharacterized protein LOC143911524 isoform X26, with translation MWQGTDEGTPPSEEDRRQGNCDSDQVIILNSKQGCYKLRDSRIIEIAGGREIYSQSRTKAIRKGRHAGINQRSIHQRGAKHRGDKDTYDSIYINETNLNHRRDSRDTVSPALLPSSFPVQHSPPTRDKKISTTIPIQPSPSPPPIESPPPLTPPDEVQGSKGSPIAVTAGGELVVFDDIGDSWQSLRLDLENSEPDIDNGIQRTVTVENSVDPIIPVHNNNGNTGKSSPMEDHSDETSDGSCSSEEHDGGLGNGVQENDVGNGARVARVIGGVPIAEYAESPRRYGPPRPGFPQRVLSGSSPSPPLAAPPCLAPSSMTFDYLYEFSETRKVLEEFFKCPKSNDIDHDTGTLDDINDFQDLDYELRRHQKRTDDDIILGDGDVGEPEDGDIEDGDERADSRNAGSWYVGQRLAKPRVPAHTMQDSPQTRHNHTNFLGLQQDCDPYEPEVNLVELSVGTGSSGSGSRERRGGGMGGTVQGTIGVPTQQPPHRFTLSPETTDCDSNCGDLDSEVSLMLMENEIGANNNCNSIRVVPCMPVLEDGLSSGHASDVDNNSRAPPPPAPAPSIVSAPPPLTHATESTEDQVSKPQIIVENGVKSDVPALSDVDLNNLDPLDFILASRWSMAPPPPAPEAHRGGISVGMIGNEAPACAAALRDIRLALRRARALPPASVRAPEPTPPTLWLPRRRDTSRESVESTERKPASGDDDEADTDLETDRLLGQQRTDDQGFYDEKDKDSKKKGKNKEVLIEGVLFRARYLGSTQLVCEGQPTKATRMLQAEEAVSRIKAPEGESQPSTEVDLFISTEKIMVLNTDLKEIMMDHALRTISYIADIGDLVVLMARRRFVPHELDDPPKVNRTPKMICHVFESEEAQFIAQSIGQAFQVAYMEFLKANGIEDHSFVKEMDYQEVLNSQEIFGDELQMFAKKEMQKEVVVPKAKGEILGVVIVESGWGSMLPTVVIANLAPSGAAARCGQLNIGDQIIAINGVSLVGLPLSTCQTYIKNSKNQTVVKLTVVPCAPVVEVKIKRPDTKYQLGFSVQNGVICSLLRGGIAERGGVRVGHRIIEINNQSVVAVPHERIVNLLATSVGEILMKTMPTSMFRLLTGQENPVYI, from the exons GGACTCCGCCCTCTGAGGAGGATCGCCGCCAGGGCAACTGCGATTCGGATCAGGTCATTATCCTCAATTCGAAGCAGGGCTGCTACAAGCTGAGGGACTCGAG gataattgaAATTGCCGGAGGTCGTGAGATTTACTCACAGAGTAGAACTAAAGCAATACGGAAAGGTCGACATGCTGGAATCAATCAACGCTCTATCCACCAAAGAGGAGCGAAGCATCGGGGCGACAAAGATACATATgatagtatttatataaatgag ACCAATTTGAATCATCGCAGAGATTCAAGAGATACTGTTTCTCCAGCCCTACTGCCATCCAGTTTTCCTGTACAGCACTCTCCCCCTACTcgtgataaaaaaatatctacaacTATTCCAATACAACCATCGCCGTCTCCACCTCCAATAGAATCTCCACCTCCTCTTACACCTCCAGATGAAGTGCAAGGGTCAAAAGGAAGCCCCATTGCCGTAACAGCTGGAGGAGAATTGGTTGTTTTCGATGACATCGGTGACAGTTGGCAAA GTTTAAGACTTGACTTAGAAAATAGTGAACCCGACATAGACAATGGCATTCAAAGAACAGTCACTGTCGAAAATAGCGTCGATCCAATAATTCCTGTACACAATAACAACGGAAATACGGGAAAATCGTCTCCGATGGAAGATCACAGCGATGAAACGAGCGACGGCAGTTGTAGTAGTGAGGAGCATGATGGTGGACTTGGCAACGGTGTTCAAGAGAATGATGTAGGAAATGGCGCTAGAGTTGCAAGAGTAATCGGAGGTGTACCGATAGCTGAATATGCTGAGTCACCTAGAAGATATGGCCCACCaagaccaggatttcctcaG CGAGTTTTATCTGGTAGTAGTCCATCACCGCCACTTGCAGCTCCACCATGTCTTGCACCATCATCTATGACTTTcgattatttatatgaattttctgAAACTAGGAAAGTCTTAGAAGAATTTTTTAAGTGTCCAAAATCTAATGATATAGACCATGATACTGGTACTCTTGACGATATAAATGATTTTCAG GATTTAGATTACGAACTTCGCCGTCACCAAAAGCGAActgatgatgatataattttgGGCGATGGTGATGTCGGTGAACCTGAAGATGGTGATATAGAAGATGGGGATGAGAGAGCAGACTCTCGAAATGCTGGAAGTTGGTATGTAGGGCAACGCCTTGCTAAACCACGTGTCCCCGCTCATACTATGCAAGATTCACCTCAAACTCGTCACAACCATACAAATTTTTTAGGCTTACAG CAAGATTGTGATCCATATGAACCAGAAGTTAATTTAGTAGAATTATCAGTTGGGACAGGATCGAGTGGTTCAGGTTCGAGAGAAAGACGAGGTGGTGGTATGGGTGGAACAGTGCAGGGAACCATTGGAGTACCCACTCAGCAACCACCTCATCGTTTCACTCTGTCACCTGAAACTACGGATTGCGATTCAAATTGTGGCGATCTCGATAGTGAAGTATCATTGATGCTTATGGAAAATGAAATAG GTGCTAATAATAACTGTAACTCAATACGTGTTGTGCCATGCATGCCCGTACTTGAAGATGGACTTAGCAGTGGTCATGCTTCTGATGTTGACAACAATTCGCGTGCACCTCCACCTCCAGCTCCAGCGCCTTCCATCGTATCAGCTCCTCCCCCATTGACCCATGCAACAGAATCTACAGAAGATCAG gtGTCGAAACCTCAAATTATCGTCGAAAATGGAGTAAAATCAGATGTGCCGGCTCTTTCAGACGTCGATTTAAATAACCTCGATCCACTTG attttattttagctAGTAGATGGTCTATGGCACCACCTCCCCCAGCACCAGAAGCTCATCGCGGAGGCATTAGTGTGGGAATGATAGGAAATGAAGCGCCGGCTTGTGCTGCTGCTCTTAGAGATATTCGCTTGGCATTGCGAAGAGCTCGTGCCCTTCCACCTGCATCAGTTCGTGCTCCTGAACCAACCCCACCCACTTTATGGCTACCGag AAGACGAGACACCTCGAGAGAAAGTGTTGAATCAACTGAACGTAAACCGGCAAGTGGCGATGacg ATGAGGCTGACACAGATTTGGAAACTGATAGGCTACTGGGCCAACAGAGAACTGATGATCAAGGTTTCTATGACGAAAAG GATAAAGACAGcaaaaagaaaggaaaaaataaagaag TGTTAATAGAAGGAGTGTTATTCAGAGCGCGATATCTTGGCTCAACACAACTTGTATGTGAAGGACAACCGACAAAAGCAACTCGCATGCTGCAGGCTGAAGAAGCAGTAAGTCGAATCAAG GCTCCCGAAGGTGAATCGCAACCTAGTACTGAAGTAGATTTGTTTATTTCGACTGAAAAGATTATGGTGCTCAATACGGACTTAAAAGAAATAATGATGGACCACGCATTGCGCACCATATCTTATATTGCCGATATCGGCGACTTGGTAGTTTTGATGGCGAGGAGGCGTTTCGTACCGCACGAACTAGATGATCCACCTAAAGTTAATCGAACTCCGAAGATGATCTGTCATGTGTTTGAAAGTGAAGAG GCCCAATTCATTGCTCAATCAATAGGACAAGCGTTTCAAGTGGCTTATATGGAATTTTTAAAAGCAAATGGAATCGAAGATCACAGTTTCGTTAAAGAAATGGATTATCAAGAAGTATTGAATAGTCAAGAAATATTCGGTGACGAATTGCAAATGTTTGCTAAGAAGGAAATGCAAAAAGAGGTCGTAGTACCGAAAGCTAAAGGAGAGATTTTAGGAGTCGTCATAGTAGAATCTGGATGGGGATCTATGTTACCGACTGTAGTCATTGCAAATCTAGCTCCATCTGGTGCCGCTGCTCGCTGTGGACAGCTTAACATAG GAGACCAAATAATAGCCATAAATGGAGTCAGTCTGGTTGGATTGCCCCTTTCGACTtgtcaaacatacataaaaaattcaaaaaatcaaaCTGTCGTTAAATTGACCGTGGTGCCTTGCGCTCCCGTGGTGGAGGTGAAGATTAAAAGGCCCGATACTAAATATCAACTTGGTTTCAGCGTACAAAATGGCGTG ATATGCAGTCTTCTTAGAGGTGGTATTGCCGAAAGAGGAGGCGTTCGGGTTGGTCATAGAATTATAGAAATTAACAATCAAAGTGTGGTTGCTGTACCACACGAGCGGATTGTCAACTTATTGGCAACTTCAGTCGGAGAG ATCTTGATGAAAACCATGCCGACATCAATGTTCCGCCTCCTAACGGGCCAAGAAAATCCAGTGTACATTTAA